From Pseudoleptotrichia goodfellowii, a single genomic window includes:
- a CDS encoding glycosyltransferase family 4 protein: MENQNKSIIYLGFNNPMIHKRGVENVILFQSRSLEKNTKKYYIFFGEKDERFMWEDINCISIKHNLFRFLKMNKKIKEISKKEMTIIHSHNYLMSFFLLKKTDIFTVHDGLYYLSKQVNHKFKNIFKFIEKRVYKKTRLVHFISEFSKEQSLYQGNKSRIIYNTTPLEEVKINYGKKKQETDKLKIFTVRSMEERANIDLLIELAEKKQDYDIKIAGKGPLLNKYKKIINDKKLSNIELLGYISDEEVGKYYFDCDIVVVTAKYGEGFGLPIIEGYLYNKPVFASNICAVPEIIINKDFLVENNLKDLEMKIEKYLSKKENITDFKEYYNKKFSYKKILEKYKELLYK; encoded by the coding sequence ATGGAAAATCAAAATAAATCAATTATATATTTAGGGTTTAATAATCCGATGATTCATAAAAGAGGGGTTGAAAATGTTATTTTATTTCAATCCCGTTCTTTGGAGAAAAATACAAAAAAATATTATATTTTTTTTGGAGAAAAAGATGAAAGATTTATGTGGGAAGATATAAACTGTATTTCTATAAAACATAATTTATTCAGATTTTTAAAGATGAATAAAAAAATAAAAGAAATATCTAAAAAGGAAATGACAATAATTCATTCCCATAATTATTTAATGAGTTTCTTTTTATTAAAAAAAACGGATATTTTTACAGTACATGACGGTCTTTATTATTTGTCAAAGCAGGTAAATCATAAATTTAAAAATATTTTTAAATTTATAGAAAAGAGAGTGTATAAAAAAACTCGATTAGTGCATTTTATTTCCGAGTTTTCAAAAGAACAATCTTTGTATCAAGGGAATAAATCCCGAATAATATACAATACAACACCGCTTGAAGAAGTAAAAATTAATTACGGTAAGAAGAAACAGGAAACGGATAAATTAAAAATATTTACGGTAAGAAGTATGGAAGAAAGAGCAAATATAGATTTGTTAATCGAATTGGCAGAGAAAAAACAGGATTATGATATAAAGATAGCGGGAAAAGGACCTTTACTGAATAAATATAAAAAAATAATAAATGATAAAAAATTGAGTAATATTGAGCTGTTAGGTTATATTTCCGATGAAGAAGTCGGAAAATACTATTTTGATTGTGATATAGTAGTAGTAACGGCAAAATATGGAGAGGGTTTCGGACTTCCGATAATAGAGGGATATTTATATAATAAGCCTGTGTTTGCTTCAAATATTTGTGCTGTTCCTGAAATTATAATTAACAAAGATTTTTTAGTAGAGAATAATTTAAAAGATTTGGAAATGAAGATAGAGAAATATTTGAGTAAAAAGGAGAATATAACTGATTTTAAAGAATATTATAATAAAAAATTTTCTTATAAAAAAATATTGGAAAAATACAAAGAATTACTATATAAATAA